One window from the genome of [Mycobacterium] stephanolepidis encodes:
- a CDS encoding LysM peptidoglycan-binding domain-containing protein: MTETHVLPVSGPYTVRSGDTLWKLSEMFYGDGRRYRVIAVVNDLSDPDLIEVGQELEIPYVTYRYQVKAGDTKGTIAEHFYGSFSMSGVFESPSGVSQRDLIVGEWLLMPDLANVGHHTVMPGETLQVLADRWYGDWTLWIVIAIANQLSGDDPEPGSVLIQPRLNRRHTVVYGDTLWKLAEQNYGDYNTALTQIAVQMLAAANLIENPDHLSVGQVIYFPSIDVGA; the protein is encoded by the coding sequence ATGACCGAAACACATGTACTACCTGTCAGCGGCCCATACACGGTCCGCAGTGGTGACACCCTGTGGAAACTGTCCGAGATGTTCTACGGCGACGGACGCCGCTACCGGGTGATCGCGGTAGTGAACGATCTGTCCGATCCTGATCTCATCGAGGTGGGGCAGGAACTCGAGATTCCGTACGTCACCTATCGGTACCAGGTCAAAGCGGGCGACACCAAGGGCACAATCGCCGAACATTTCTACGGCAGCTTCTCGATGAGTGGGGTGTTCGAAAGCCCCAGCGGTGTATCGCAGCGCGACCTGATTGTCGGCGAATGGCTGCTGATGCCGGACCTCGCCAACGTGGGACATCACACCGTGATGCCGGGCGAGACGCTGCAGGTGCTCGCGGACCGCTGGTACGGCGATTGGACGCTCTGGATCGTGATTGCCATCGCGAATCAGCTCAGCGGTGATGACCCGGAGCCCGGCTCCGTGCTGATCCAGCCTCGGCTCAACCGGCGCCATACCGTTGTCTACGGCGACACGCTCTGGAAGCTGGCAGAGCAGAACTACGGCGACTACAACACCGCACTGACGCAGATCGCGGTCCAGATGTTGGCGGCGGCCAACCTGATCGAAAACCCCGATCACCTCTCCGTGGGGCAGGTCATCTATTTCCCCTCGATCGACGTGGGCGCCTGA
- a CDS encoding MFS transporter, protein MTPETVPVESAVPRSRIVVASMVGTSIEFFDFYIYATAAVLVFPTLFFPKGDDTAALLSSFATFGLAFVARPVGSMVFGHFGDRIGRKATLVGSLMTMGVATFAIGLLPTFDAVGYWAPALLSLLRFCQGLGLGGEWSGAALLATETAEEGKRGWAAMWPQLGAPIGFFFANGTFLLLMLVMGFDAKTAAANHAFLSWGWRVPFLASAVIVVVGLYVRLKLTETPVFTQAVAEGKKVRAPLAEVAKTSWRQLVIGTFVMLATYTIFYVVTTWAASYGTGKVVDKSGVKLAISYVDFLQMQLISVLFLAACVPISGRLADRYGRRPVLLTFTAGIIVFGLSFGWFLDPSTVNKPMMLVFLSVGMALMGLSFGPMSALLPELFPTNVRYTGSGIAYNFASIIGAAVAPFIATWLVHDFGVAWVGVYLSIAGVLTFVALLAARETRGVDLAEV, encoded by the coding sequence ATGACACCGGAGACCGTGCCCGTCGAATCTGCGGTCCCGCGCAGCCGGATCGTCGTCGCCTCCATGGTGGGTACAAGTATCGAGTTCTTCGACTTCTACATCTACGCCACCGCGGCGGTGCTGGTGTTCCCAACGCTGTTCTTTCCCAAGGGAGATGACACCGCCGCGCTGCTGTCGTCGTTCGCGACGTTCGGGTTGGCTTTCGTCGCCCGCCCCGTCGGCTCCATGGTGTTCGGGCACTTCGGCGATCGGATCGGCCGTAAGGCCACCCTCGTCGGATCGCTGATGACCATGGGGGTGGCGACCTTCGCGATCGGACTGCTGCCCACCTTCGACGCCGTCGGCTACTGGGCGCCCGCGCTGCTTTCACTGTTGCGCTTTTGTCAGGGTCTGGGATTGGGCGGGGAGTGGTCGGGTGCCGCGCTGCTGGCGACCGAAACCGCCGAGGAGGGGAAGCGGGGCTGGGCGGCGATGTGGCCACAGCTGGGCGCCCCGATCGGATTCTTCTTCGCCAACGGCACCTTCCTGCTGCTGATGCTCGTCATGGGCTTCGATGCCAAGACGGCCGCGGCCAACCATGCGTTCTTGTCCTGGGGTTGGCGAGTCCCGTTTTTGGCCAGCGCGGTCATTGTGGTTGTCGGCCTTTATGTCCGGCTCAAACTCACCGAGACGCCCGTCTTCACCCAGGCAGTCGCCGAGGGCAAAAAGGTACGCGCGCCGCTGGCCGAGGTGGCTAAGACTTCCTGGCGCCAGCTGGTGATCGGAACGTTCGTCATGCTGGCCACGTACACGATCTTTTACGTCGTCACGACCTGGGCGGCGTCGTATGGAACGGGAAAGGTGGTCGACAAGTCCGGGGTAAAACTCGCGATCAGTTACGTCGATTTCCTACAGATGCAGCTGATTTCGGTGCTGTTCCTGGCGGCGTGCGTGCCGATATCCGGTCGGCTGGCGGACAGATATGGACGCAGGCCGGTGCTGCTGACGTTCACTGCCGGGATCATCGTGTTCGGGCTGTCATTCGGCTGGTTCCTCGACCCCTCGACGGTGAACAAGCCGATGATGTTGGTGTTCTTGAGTGTTGGAATGGCATTGATGGGCCTGTCCTTTGGGCCGATGAGTGCCCTGCTGCCCGAGCTGTTCCCCACGAATGTGCGCTACACCGGGTCGGGGATCGCGTACAACTTCGCCTCCATCATCGGAGCCGCCGTCGCGCCGTTCATCGCCACCTGGCTGGTGCACGACTTCGGCGTCGCATGGGTAGGGGTCTACCTGTCGATCGCCGGTGTGTTGACATTCGTCGCATTGCTCGCCGCGCGCGAGACCCGTGGAGTGGATCTCGCCGAGGTCTGA
- a CDS encoding ArsR/SmtB family transcription factor — protein MLRLIFTANDLALTRFLPMPAPLLEMKFATRALRQGIRTPWGERWRCRALAAFPIAATPGRAVVSHFSWSLSPTVLGDSFDEGMRSIEKLNRQQALAELAVFGRGPTEGAGAPPYLRHAIAGDREATVALGRMTKGAYRAVLEPYWPDIQANHQIELVRQGRVMARHGVGAALGMIFPGARWNGDCLEIDSPQRSTIALRGRGIVLTPSVFWAGPPLVGELGEQPVVLAYPAPIDLTLSVGAESDPLAAVLGSTRAAVLRVLTAEHTTSDIARNLGISPASASEHTSALRQARLVRSRRDGKAVIHDATALGLDLIDANRL, from the coding sequence GTGTTGCGACTCATCTTCACGGCGAATGACCTTGCTTTGACGAGGTTCCTGCCTATGCCTGCGCCCTTGTTGGAGATGAAATTCGCGACACGAGCACTGCGGCAGGGTATTCGCACACCATGGGGCGAGCGATGGCGTTGTCGAGCATTGGCAGCATTTCCCATCGCGGCGACACCGGGACGGGCGGTGGTCAGCCACTTTTCATGGTCACTGTCGCCCACCGTGCTGGGCGACAGCTTCGACGAGGGTATGCGGTCCATCGAAAAGCTGAATCGGCAGCAGGCGCTGGCAGAGTTGGCCGTCTTCGGGCGCGGCCCCACCGAAGGTGCCGGGGCGCCACCATATCTCCGGCACGCCATCGCCGGTGATCGCGAGGCCACTGTCGCATTGGGGCGCATGACGAAAGGCGCATACCGAGCGGTGCTGGAGCCATACTGGCCCGATATCCAGGCGAACCATCAGATTGAACTCGTGCGGCAGGGACGCGTGATGGCGCGCCACGGTGTGGGGGCCGCCCTCGGCATGATTTTCCCCGGCGCTCGATGGAATGGCGACTGCCTTGAGATCGATAGTCCACAACGCAGCACCATCGCGCTGCGTGGCCGTGGCATCGTGTTGACGCCCAGCGTTTTCTGGGCGGGACCACCCCTAGTCGGTGAGCTCGGCGAGCAGCCGGTCGTCCTGGCGTACCCCGCCCCCATCGATTTGACCCTCAGTGTCGGCGCTGAATCCGATCCGCTCGCGGCAGTACTTGGATCGACCCGAGCTGCGGTACTGCGCGTGCTGACCGCGGAGCACACCACCAGCGATATCGCCCGCAACCTCGGTATCAGCCCCGCATCGGCGTCCGAACACACCTCGGCGCTGAGGCAAGCACGGTTGGTGCGCAGCCGCCGTGACGGTAAGGCCGTCATCCACGACGCCACCGCCCTGGGCCTTGACCTGATCGATGCAAACCGCCTGTAG
- a CDS encoding oxygenase MpaB family protein, with amino-acid sequence MPSTAAHAATSRSAGMPPRGDAKARIWRRGDGATPAGQRTGPDGHPDYGYFGPGSVTWKVFLHPSVAPMIVLVTALLEGSHEGLQAVEINHDPVFTKSKRNQVDFDDTVKRIQRTAGVPIPIIFGDTASADALAAHLRHYHRNMKGVIPGTDRPYDAQGPALVLFAHVTIMHAALRIYENTPAPGRLIPRRLPKAERDQFFLEVKTFAELMGADPDTVPVTSEEVEAYYDSIESEYRMVKGFVPGGMRFALSVIRNARGFGGLTAAAVAAITLVTAVPSVAVVPPKVRRHLGIPRIADPVLAMLLRVAQPAFVPFTLEPLAREISRLFIGDDGITLGENARELMEQSA; translated from the coding sequence ATGCCAAGCACAGCTGCACACGCCGCAACATCACGCTCGGCGGGCATGCCGCCACGCGGTGATGCCAAAGCCCGAATCTGGCGCCGCGGAGACGGTGCCACTCCCGCCGGTCAACGCACCGGCCCGGACGGACACCCCGATTATGGCTACTTCGGCCCCGGCTCGGTGACCTGGAAGGTGTTTCTGCATCCCTCGGTGGCACCGATGATCGTGCTGGTGACCGCCCTTCTGGAGGGCAGCCATGAGGGACTGCAGGCCGTCGAGATCAACCACGATCCGGTGTTCACCAAGAGCAAGCGCAATCAGGTCGACTTCGACGACACCGTCAAGCGCATTCAGCGCACCGCCGGCGTCCCGATACCGATCATCTTCGGCGACACCGCAAGTGCCGATGCGCTCGCCGCGCACCTGCGTCACTATCACCGCAACATGAAGGGTGTCATTCCCGGCACCGACAGGCCCTACGACGCGCAAGGCCCGGCGCTGGTGCTCTTCGCGCACGTAACGATCATGCATGCGGCGCTACGGATCTACGAGAACACCCCCGCGCCGGGGCGTCTTATCCCCCGGCGTCTTCCCAAAGCCGAACGCGACCAATTCTTCTTGGAAGTCAAGACATTCGCCGAACTCATGGGAGCCGACCCGGACACGGTGCCGGTGACCTCCGAGGAGGTGGAGGCTTATTACGACTCGATCGAATCCGAATACCGGATGGTGAAGGGTTTTGTGCCGGGCGGCATGCGATTCGCTCTGTCGGTGATCAGAAACGCACGGGGCTTCGGTGGACTGACGGCGGCGGCGGTAGCCGCGATCACTCTCGTCACCGCTGTGCCTTCCGTTGCCGTGGTGCCGCCAAAGGTGCGGCGCCATTTGGGGATTCCCCGCATCGCCGACCCGGTGCTGGCGATGCTGCTACGGGTGGCGCAGCCTGCCTTTGTGCCGTTCACACTCGAGCCGCTGGCGCGCGAGATCTCCAGGTTGTTCATCGGTGATGACGGCATTACGTTGGGAGAGAATGCCCGCGAGCTTATGGAGCAGTCCGCCTAG
- a CDS encoding DUF2752 domain-containing protein, whose translation MTTSRPTTVASRLIAPATVAGVTAAGCAAIWLGDPTTPGGVLPVCPFKALTGLDCPACGGLRMVYSLMHGDVLAALRYNAVALVALGFLAVCFVAWTRSRLRGATDWNPPWLRGWVASIILVVFAAWFVIRLIPIAPFTALRV comes from the coding sequence ATGACCACCTCCCGTCCGACCACCGTCGCTTCCCGACTGATCGCCCCTGCCACTGTGGCGGGCGTGACGGCGGCGGGCTGTGCGGCGATCTGGCTCGGTGACCCGACAACGCCTGGGGGAGTGCTTCCGGTGTGTCCGTTCAAGGCCCTCACCGGCCTTGACTGTCCCGCGTGCGGTGGTCTGCGGATGGTCTACTCATTGATGCACGGCGACGTGCTGGCGGCGCTGCGCTACAACGCGGTTGCCTTGGTGGCCTTGGGATTCCTCGCAGTCTGTTTCGTCGCGTGGACGCGCAGCCGCTTGCGGGGAGCCACTGATTGGAATCCGCCATGGCTGCGCGGATGGGTGGCGTCCATCATCCTGGTCGTGTTCGCGGCCTGGTTTGTCATCAGGCTGATTCCGATCGCGCCGTTCACCGCGCTACGGGTGTGA
- the ilvC gene encoding ketol-acid reductoisomerase, with product MFYDDDADLTLIQGRKVGVIGYGSQGHAHSLSLRDSGVQVKVGLREDSKSREKVTEQGLEVDTPEAVAKWADVIMILAPDTAQAQIFTNEIEPHLKDGDALFFGHGLNIHFGLIKPPANVTVAMVAPKGPGHLVRRQFVDGKGVPALIAVHQDPNGEGQALALSYAKGIGGTRAGVIKTDFKEETETDLFGEQAVLCGGTEELVKTGFDVMVEAGYAPEMAYFEVLHELKLIVDLMYEGGIARMNYSVSDTAEFGGYLSGPRVIDAGTKQRMKDILTDIQDGTFVKRLVANVEGGNKELEGLRKENAEHPIEVTGKKLRDLMSWVDRPITETA from the coding sequence ATGTTCTACGACGATGACGCGGACCTGACCCTGATTCAGGGCCGCAAAGTTGGCGTCATCGGGTACGGCAGCCAGGGACACGCGCACTCGCTGAGCCTGCGCGACTCCGGCGTTCAGGTGAAGGTCGGTCTGCGCGAGGACTCCAAGTCCCGCGAGAAGGTCACCGAACAGGGCCTCGAGGTTGACACCCCAGAAGCGGTCGCCAAGTGGGCCGACGTCATCATGATCCTGGCGCCCGACACCGCGCAGGCCCAGATCTTCACGAACGAGATCGAGCCGCACCTCAAGGACGGCGACGCGCTGTTCTTCGGTCACGGCCTGAACATCCACTTCGGTCTGATCAAGCCCCCGGCCAACGTCACCGTTGCCATGGTCGCCCCCAAGGGCCCCGGCCACCTGGTGCGTCGTCAGTTCGTCGATGGCAAGGGTGTGCCCGCGCTCATCGCCGTGCACCAGGACCCCAACGGTGAGGGCCAGGCCCTCGCGCTGTCCTACGCCAAGGGCATTGGTGGCACCCGCGCCGGCGTCATCAAGACCGACTTCAAGGAAGAGACCGAGACCGACCTGTTCGGTGAGCAGGCCGTGCTCTGCGGTGGCACCGAAGAACTGGTCAAGACCGGATTCGACGTCATGGTCGAGGCCGGATACGCCCCCGAGATGGCGTACTTCGAGGTGCTGCACGAGCTCAAGCTGATCGTCGACCTGATGTACGAGGGCGGCATCGCCCGCATGAACTACTCGGTGTCCGACACCGCGGAGTTCGGTGGGTACCTGTCGGGTCCGCGCGTCATCGACGCCGGCACCAAGCAGCGGATGAAGGACATCCTCACGGACATCCAGGACGGCACCTTCGTCAAGCGCCTCGTCGCCAACGTCGAGGGCGGCAACAAGGAGCTTGAGGGTCTGCGCAAGGAGAACGCCGAGCACCCGATCGAGGTCACCGGCAAGAAGCTGCGCGACCTGATGAGCTGGGTGGATCGGCCCATCACCGAGACCGCTTAG